GAGGGGAGAGTACTATGTACATTTATATGGGTATGAAAAAATTATTGGTGATTACTTTGTGTATTTTTCTGATAAATATTAACTTTGTAACGATAACCTTGGCGAGTGATAACTCTTCAAGAATTACAAATAATGGACAAAACATAAATGATTACTCATCCCAAGTAATCTATTTCATTAACCATGAGAAATATGCTCAAGCGAAAGAAGTTTTGTTACAGATGATTAATTACTATTTAAGTATGGTTAGTCAAGTGGATATATCTCTAGAAGCACATAATGCTTATACACAACAGTTATTAGTTGTTAAAAGTGAGCTTTCTAGGGGTAATATAAATAGGTTGCTACTAATAGAGGAAAGCTATAAATTACATATTGCGTCCGAAGTTTTAAGTAAGCAAAGTTATACAGAATTTGCAAAGCAAATGGATTTGTTCCATAAAAGTGCCGTTAATTTGTTAAATGAGCTTGATAAAAACAGTGATAGTGAAATAAACAATATGGTTAATGAGCTTGAAGAAAATTTCTTAATTGTCAGTATTGCTATGCAAATTATGTATCCGCAAGAGTATCACAATCAAATAAGCTCTATTATCAATTATTTGAAAAAAGTTGACTCTAGGCAAATCCAAAGCGCTAAAGAAGCTATAGAATATTTAGCAACAACACTAGAGAAATTAAATGACCATGCACAACAAGCCCATGGGCAGTTAGTATATACAACAATGACACCACAATCTTATTTAATGGGAATTTCCGCTGTCACAGCTATAGCAATCATGACAATATTCTGGAGAAGGTGGAAACTAGCAAGCTAAGTTAAACAATAATAAATATGAGGAATGAGAATAGCAAAATAGCTAGCTTTCTGCTGGCTATTTTTTTGTACATGTTCAAGTTGTTTATTTAGCGAAGCCTTCTCCAAGAACCTCTCTAACATCACTAACAATTACAAAGGCGTTTTCATCTATCGATTGCACGAGATTTTTTATTTGAACTACTTCAGATCGGTTAATAACACATAATAGTACGTCTTTGTCGTTACCAGTATATCCTCCCCTTCCCTGTAAAAGGGTAGTGCCACGACCTAAGTTATTAATAATCTTTTCTGTAATCTCTTTTGATTGATTAGAAATAATAATTACAGCCTTGGCACTATAAGCACCTTCCTGTACAAAATCGATTACTCGACTAGTAATAAACAGGCCCACTAATGAATACATAGCAATTCTATTGCCAAGAAATAAAGCAGATGTTGCAATCACTAAAATGTCTATTGCAAATATAGTCTGTCCTAAGCTAACACCAAAGTATTTCTGCATAATCCGAGCTATTATATCAGCGCCTGCAGTGGTGGCACCATTACGAAATATAATACCAAGTCCAAGGCCTGTTGTAACACCAGCATATAAAGCTGCAAGTAATAAATCATCGGTAGGAAGCCTAACATTAGCAGTCAGCTCAATAAATACTGATACTAAAACAGTACCGAAGATTGTATATAACAAAAATTCTTTGCCTAAAAACATTCTTGCAATAAAGAATAAGGGTATATTTAAGATTAAGATGACCCACCCTGTAGGTAATTCGTATAGATAATGTAGCAATATAGCGATGCCAGTAAATCCACCCTCGGCTAAGCTGTTGGCTATAGTAAAGGCATTTAAGCCCAATGAAAAAATCAAGGCACCGATTGTTATCATCAATATTTTATAAATTATTTTCATATTGTTCCTTCAATTCTCATTTTTGACTTAATTATAGTATTAACGCATTTATTCAGAAAAAAACCACTTACCATATAAATTGACACTAACGATAATGTAGGTTAAGATTTTTTTAAATTAGGGAAATGATATTAAATATACTACGGAAGAGTTATTTAACTATTATTAATAAATTGATAGGAAATGAAGGAGGAATATAGATGGACGCTAATATTTTTGTTCATGAAACTGAAGACAAGGCTAAATATCTGAATAACCAACAATATGATTTAACTATTATAGGTGCAGGACCTGCTGGTGCAACAGCAGCAATGTATGCAGCACGTGGAGAAGCAAAGGTACTTGTCTTAGACAAAGCACCTGGAACTGGTGCGTTAGCTTTGACACATAAGATTGCTAACTACCCTGGTATGATGGAGGAAATGACAGGGGAAGAACTTGTAACTAAAATGAGGCAACACGCTAAGAGCTTTGGAGCCACATTTGTACAAACCCACGTACAAGGTATTATGAATGGCGAAGATATGAAATCGATTTTTACAACAGACGGAATTATACAAACTAAGACTATCTTCATAGCAATTGGGGCTAGGGGAGGTAGAAAGAATAAAATAATCGGTGAAGATACATTTGTCGGCCGTGGTGTAAGTTATTGTGCTACGTGTGATGCATCATTTTATAAGAATAAAACCGTAGCTGTCATTGGTGATAATGAGGAAGCTGTTGAAGAGGCAATGGTATTAAGCAAATTTGCAGATAAAATATTATTTTATATACCTGGTAAAACACTTGCAGGTTCATTATCTATTGATACCTTAAAGGATAATCCAAAAATTATAATCAAAGAAAAAACAAAAATTAAAGAAATTAAAGGAACAGATACGGTAGAAGGTATTGTAACTGCAGAGGATGAAGAGATAAAGGTAGACGGAGTATTTATCTACCTATCAGGTAACCAACCAAACACTGAGTTTGTAAGTTCAATTGTTGATACGACTGAAGATGGATACATAAAAGCAAATGAATATATGGAAACCAACATACCAGGAATCTTTGCAGGTGGGGATATAAGAAAGCCTCCAATCAAACAAGTTGTCATTGCCGCTTCAGATGGTGCGATTGCTGCCATGTCAGTGGAGAAATTCATTCACAAAAAATCATCAGTCAAACCTCAATATAGCTAACCAGCTTAAATATGATGAGCTAAGAAGTGGGTGTTTTTTACTCACTTCTTTTACATAACTTGGGAGGTTAATCATGGCTAAAACAATGCAGGAAATACAAAAAGAAGTAGATACTTATATCAGTCAATACGAGGAAGGGTATTTTCCGCCGATGTCACTTATAGTAAGAATGACAGAAGAGCTTGGGGAATTGGCCCGTGAAGTAAATCATGTTTATGGTGAGAAAAAGAAAAAGCCTATTGAAGAAACAGGCAGTATAGAAATGGAGCTTGGTGATTTGTTATTTGTTATCATTTGCATGGCAAATCAACTTAATATAAACTTAGATGAGGCATTTCAGAAAGTAATGCACAAATACAATACCAGGGATAAAGAGCGCTGGACTAAAAAAACAACATGAAATTTAGCAAGTATAATGCTACAATAAGTCTATAATATTTGGATATTAAATGAGGAGTGTTACAAATGGATAAAATTAAAGTTGCTGTATCAGGAGCTAATGGGAAAATGGGTCAAGAGGTACTGAGGATGGTCATTAATGATCCTGAATTAGAGCTTGTTGCCGCCATAGACCTTAAGATGTCAGCCATTGATATTGGACAGGTTATAGGTCATGAGCCAATCGGTATTAATTTCGATAACGATATTGAGCAAGCATTGACACAAAAACAGCCTGACGTACTTGTTGATTTCACGAATCCACAAGCTGTACATAATAATGTAAAAACTGCAATTAAATATAACGTGTGTCCAGTAGTAGGGACAACAGGTTTACAAGCTGAAGATATTGCTGAATTTAATCGTTTATTAAAGCAGCAAGAGCTAGGTGGTATTTTTGCTCCTAACTTTGCTATTGGAGCTATCTTGATGATGCGCTTCGCTGAACAGGCGGCAAAATATATGCCTAACGTTGAAATCATCGAGTTACACCACGACCAGAAGATTGATGCACCGTCAGGAACTGCCTTGAAGACAGCAGAAATGAT
The sequence above is a segment of the Desulfuribacillus alkaliarsenatis genome. Coding sequences within it:
- a CDS encoding sporulation protein YpjB, with the translated sequence MYIYMGMKKLLVITLCIFLININFVTITLASDNSSRITNNGQNINDYSSQVIYFINHEKYAQAKEVLLQMINYYLSMVSQVDISLEAHNAYTQQLLVVKSELSRGNINRLLLIEESYKLHIASEVLSKQSYTEFAKQMDLFHKSAVNLLNELDKNSDSEINNMVNELEENFLIVSIAMQIMYPQEYHNQISSIINYLKKVDSRQIQSAKEAIEYLATTLEKLNDHAQQAHGQLVYTTMTPQSYLMGISAVTAIAIMTIFWRRWKLAS
- a CDS encoding YitT family protein, with product MKIIYKILMITIGALIFSLGLNAFTIANSLAEGGFTGIAILLHYLYELPTGWVILILNIPLFFIARMFLGKEFLLYTIFGTVLVSVFIELTANVRLPTDDLLLAALYAGVTTGLGLGIIFRNGATTAGADIIARIMQKYFGVSLGQTIFAIDILVIATSALFLGNRIAMYSLVGLFITSRVIDFVQEGAYSAKAVIIISNQSKEITEKIINNLGRGTTLLQGRGGYTGNDKDVLLCVINRSEVVQIKNLVQSIDENAFVIVSDVREVLGEGFAK
- a CDS encoding NAD(P)/FAD-dependent oxidoreductase; amino-acid sequence: MDANIFVHETEDKAKYLNNQQYDLTIIGAGPAGATAAMYAARGEAKVLVLDKAPGTGALALTHKIANYPGMMEEMTGEELVTKMRQHAKSFGATFVQTHVQGIMNGEDMKSIFTTDGIIQTKTIFIAIGARGGRKNKIIGEDTFVGRGVSYCATCDASFYKNKTVAVIGDNEEAVEEAMVLSKFADKILFYIPGKTLAGSLSIDTLKDNPKIIIKEKTKIKEIKGTDTVEGIVTAEDEEIKVDGVFIYLSGNQPNTEFVSSIVDTTEDGYIKANEYMETNIPGIFAGGDIRKPPIKQVVIAASDGAIAAMSVEKFIHKKSSVKPQYS
- a CDS encoding nucleotide pyrophosphohydrolase, with product MAKTMQEIQKEVDTYISQYEEGYFPPMSLIVRMTEELGELAREVNHVYGEKKKKPIEETGSIEMELGDLLFVIICMANQLNINLDEAFQKVMHKYNTRDKERWTKKTT
- the dapB gene encoding 4-hydroxy-tetrahydrodipicolinate reductase, which gives rise to MDKIKVAVSGANGKMGQEVLRMVINDPELELVAAIDLKMSAIDIGQVIGHEPIGINFDNDIEQALTQKQPDVLVDFTNPQAVHNNVKTAIKYNVCPVVGTTGLQAEDIAEFNRLLKQQELGGIFAPNFAIGAILMMRFAEQAAKYMPNVEIIELHHDQKIDAPSGTALKTAEMIKEVRSSFKQGLEDEFEKVPGSRGGEYDGFRIHSVRLPGFIAHQEVIFGSSGQVLTIKHDSIHRESFMPGVNLAVKKVKGFVGAIYGLDKLID